A genomic window from Dechloromonas sp. A34 includes:
- a CDS encoding LLM class flavin-dependent oxidoreductase, with product MNPLQDTKLSMLDLVAVREGGTVAEALAIARDTARYVEQLGFTRYWVAEHHNMPGIASSATAVLVGHMAGVTSRIRVGSGGIMLPNHAPLVVAEAFGTLAELYPGRIDLGLGRAPGTDHLTMRALRRDRIETEADFPREVAELQQLLGPRQPDQKVVAVPGSGTEVPIWLLGSSLFSARLAAERGLPYAFASHFAPAMLIQAITIYRQNFRPSATLAKPYVMIGVPLIAAPSDDEAEFLASSTYQRVLGILRGDRRGLPPPVAGYLDGLAPQERSAIGDFLGAAVIGSPQTVREGLLGLQKVTAADEMILVCDIFDPALRRRSLEIATAALAG from the coding sequence ATGAATCCGTTGCAAGACACGAAGCTCTCGATGCTCGACCTGGTCGCCGTGCGCGAAGGCGGCACCGTCGCCGAAGCGCTGGCCATCGCCCGCGACACCGCCCGTTACGTCGAGCAGCTCGGCTTCACCCGCTACTGGGTCGCCGAGCACCACAACATGCCGGGCATCGCCAGTTCGGCGACGGCAGTGCTGGTCGGGCACATGGCCGGCGTCACCAGCCGCATCCGCGTCGGTTCCGGCGGCATCATGCTGCCCAACCACGCGCCGCTGGTCGTCGCCGAAGCCTTCGGCACCCTGGCCGAACTCTATCCAGGCCGCATCGACCTCGGCCTGGGCCGCGCGCCGGGCACCGACCATCTCACCATGCGCGCCCTGCGCCGCGACCGGATCGAGACGGAAGCCGATTTCCCGCGCGAAGTCGCCGAATTGCAGCAACTGCTTGGCCCCCGCCAGCCTGATCAGAAAGTCGTTGCCGTACCGGGCAGTGGCACCGAGGTGCCGATCTGGCTGCTCGGCTCCAGCCTGTTCTCGGCCCGCCTGGCCGCCGAGCGTGGCCTGCCTTACGCCTTCGCCTCGCACTTCGCGCCGGCCATGCTGATCCAGGCCATCACCATCTATCGCCAGAATTTCCGTCCCTCGGCCACGCTGGCCAAGCCTTACGTGATGATCGGCGTACCGTTGATCGCCGCGCCCAGCGACGACGAGGCGGAGTTCCTGGCGAGCAGCACCTATCAGCGAGTGCTTGGCATCCTGCGCGGTGACCGCCGCGGCCTGCCGCCGCCCGTGGCCGGCTACCTCGATGGCCTGGCGCCGCAGGAACGTTCGGCGATCGGCGACTTCCTCGGCGCCGCTGTGATCGGCAGTCCGCAGACGGTGCGTGAAGGCCTGCTCGGTCTGCAGAAGGTCACCGCGGCCGATGAAATGATCCTGGTCTGCGATATTTTCGACCCGGCACTGCGCCGGCGCTCGCTGGAAATTGCCACCGCGGCATTGGCTGGCTGA
- a CDS encoding DUF3135 domain-containing protein gives MSEHLRLTLPSHEELSKLARDDPQAYEALRREIIEDFIDNAPDKLKPRLQGLQFRVDCLRRLSRSALGSTIRIYDLMWKSFVTLNYHWQEFVTPENPLPGGCLPEGGHGLPERSARILQFRPVHPRNRE, from the coding sequence ATGAGTGAGCATTTGCGGTTAACGCTGCCCAGCCACGAAGAGCTTTCAAAGCTCGCCCGGGATGATCCCCAGGCCTATGAGGCCTTGCGCCGGGAAATAATCGAAGACTTTATCGATAACGCACCGGACAAACTGAAACCTCGCCTGCAGGGACTTCAGTTCAGGGTCGACTGTTTGCGTCGTTTGTCACGATCGGCTCTCGGATCGACGATCAGAATCTACGACCTGATGTGGAAAAGTTTCGTGACGCTGAATTACCACTGGCAGGAATTCGTGACCCCGGAAAATCCGTTGCCCGGGGGCTGTTTGCCGGAAGGCGGTCACGGCCTGCCCGAGCGCAGTGCGCGCATCCTGCAATTCCGCCCGGTTCATCCACGCAATAGGGAATAG
- a CDS encoding M14 family zinc carboxypeptidase, with protein sequence MAHSELPELLELEAIIRDGGSQLETQVASEVFVGERRFPVHVVALGNPDPEVPVVGFFGGFHGLERIGSAVVLAYLRSLVRRLPWDSLLHRQLETVRLVFMPLVNPGGMWRGTRANPNGVDLMRNAPLEAREKVPFLVGGQRISARLPWYRGPLAGPMEVENQAVCAVVDREFSGRSFGIALDCHSGFGINDRIWFPYAHTAQPIAHLPEMHALKGIYDATHPNHRYVFEPQSRQYLTHGDLWDYLYQRACAEPGRIFLPLTLEMGSWLWVKKNPRQLFSRHGMFNPLIEHRQQRVLRRHVFWLDFLTRAACGHRLWIPSPADRESYRQQALEHWYRKAAL encoded by the coding sequence GTGGCTCACTCAGAACTCCCCGAATTGCTCGAACTGGAAGCCATCATTCGCGATGGCGGGAGTCAGCTCGAGACGCAGGTGGCCAGCGAGGTCTTCGTCGGCGAGCGCCGCTTTCCGGTGCATGTTGTTGCCCTGGGCAACCCCGATCCGGAGGTGCCGGTCGTCGGCTTTTTCGGGGGCTTCCACGGCCTCGAAAGGATCGGTAGCGCCGTCGTGCTGGCCTACCTGCGCAGCCTGGTCCGGCGCCTGCCCTGGGACAGCCTGCTCCATCGCCAGCTAGAAACGGTCCGCCTGGTCTTCATGCCCCTTGTTAATCCAGGCGGCATGTGGCGCGGCACACGGGCGAATCCCAACGGCGTGGACCTGATGCGCAATGCGCCGCTGGAGGCGCGGGAAAAAGTACCCTTCCTGGTTGGCGGGCAGCGGATCAGCGCCCGCCTGCCCTGGTATCGGGGGCCGCTGGCCGGGCCGATGGAAGTCGAGAACCAGGCTGTGTGTGCGGTGGTCGACCGGGAATTTTCCGGCCGCAGCTTCGGCATCGCGCTCGATTGCCATTCCGGCTTCGGCATTAACGACCGGATCTGGTTTCCCTATGCTCATACCGCGCAGCCGATCGCCCATCTGCCCGAGATGCATGCGCTCAAGGGCATCTACGACGCGACGCATCCCAATCATCGCTATGTCTTCGAGCCGCAGAGCCGGCAATACCTGACGCACGGCGACCTGTGGGATTACCTCTATCAGCGTGCCTGTGCGGAGCCGGGACGGATTTTCCTGCCGCTGACCCTGGAAATGGGCTCCTGGCTATGGGTAAAGAAAAACCCGCGGCAGCTCTTTTCCCGCCACGGCATGTTCAACCCGCTGATCGAGCACCGCCAGCAGCGGGTTCTGCGCCGCCATGTCTTCTGGCTCGATTTCCTGACCCGGGCCGCCTGCGGGCACCGGCTGTGGATTCCGAGCCCTGCCGATCGCGAAAGCTATCGCCAGCAGGCCCTCGAACACTGGTACCGGAAGGCCGCGTTGTGA